The nucleotide window GGCCGGCGCAGCCCCAGCAGGAACGCGAGGACGAGCATGTAAACGGCGCTGGCCGCATAAAATCCGATGTATTTGAGCGACAGCACATAGACGAGCGTCAGCGCCACCGTGGCGGTAAACGCTCCGGGCGCTTTCACCCACTGCGGCCTGCCGGTTTCCCCGCCGCATAGGGACGCGACGATCAGCAGCGCGCACAAAAACGCCATGACCGCCAGCAGAAACTTGACGTACTGCGAGGCGTGCACGGCGTATGCCGGAAACTTGAGAACTTCGGAATAGATGGCGCCGGCGAGGAAGATCCCCGCGGCGCCGGAAAGGATGCTGACCGTTTTCTTGTTCATGAGGATTCGGATGTCTGCGACGAAAATTTACCAGGGCGCGACTTCGTACGCTTTGTCGGTCGCCGCCT belongs to Pyramidobacter piscolens W5455 and includes:
- a CDS encoding tripartite tricarboxylate transporter TctB family protein; protein product: MNKKTVSILSGAAGIFLAGAIYSEVLKFPAYAVHASQYVKFLLAVMAFLCALLIVASLCGGETGRPQWVKAPGAFTATVALTLVYVLSLKYIGFYAASAVYMLVLAFLLGLRRPLLLVVSTAALLALVYGVFVRFLGVPVPLGIFEEFTFADVPGSLAKAKAALALL